Proteins encoded by one window of Podarcis muralis chromosome 11, rPodMur119.hap1.1, whole genome shotgun sequence:
- the LOC144329153 gene encoding uncharacterized protein LOC144329153 yields the protein MSDAVPIKNMCCAFPDEQYYPVNIYPEVSPTEFNGTCCRILGGKGREEQPQYQLATMALLCWNPVDHKQQEVDVPKVSDKHIPWSFLKPRAIMKQDNFEWKSVLY from the exons ATGTCAGATGCAGTTCCCATCAAAAACATGTGTTGTGCCTTCCCAGATGAACAGTACTATCCTGTAAATATCTACCCAGAAGTCAGcccaactgagttcaatgggacttgctgcaG AATTCTTGGAGGGAAAGGCAGAGAGGAACAGCCCCAGTATCAACTGGCCACAA TGGCCCTTTTGTGCTGGAACCCAGTGGATCACAAGCAG CAAGAGGTAGATGTTCCAAAAGTGTCTGACAAGCACATTCCGTGGAGCTTCTTGAAGCCCAGAGCAATAATGAAACAAGACAATTTTGAATGGAAATCAGTCCTTTATTGA